A DNA window from Ornithinimicrobium humiphilum contains the following coding sequences:
- the mtrA gene encoding MtrAB system response regulator MtrA, protein MTASVLVVDDDQALAEMLGIVLRKEGYDVATCADGGRALAMFRELRPDLVLLDVMLPTMDGIEVARQLRVESGVPIVMLTARTDTKDVVAGLEAGADDYVVKPFKPQELLARIRARLRRVDTGNDGRLQVGDVVIDVAGHEVTRHGERIPLTPLEFDLLVALASKPTQVFDRESLLEQVWGYRHAGDTRLVNVHVQRLRSKIEKDPENPQIVVTVRGVGYKAGHP, encoded by the coding sequence GTGACCGCCAGCGTTCTCGTCGTCGACGACGACCAGGCCCTCGCCGAGATGCTCGGCATCGTGCTGCGCAAGGAGGGCTACGACGTGGCCACCTGCGCCGACGGCGGGCGGGCGCTGGCGATGTTCCGCGAGCTGCGGCCCGACCTGGTCCTGCTGGACGTCATGCTGCCGACCATGGACGGGATCGAGGTGGCCCGCCAGCTGCGCGTCGAGTCGGGCGTGCCGATCGTCATGCTCACGGCGCGGACCGACACCAAGGACGTCGTGGCCGGGCTGGAGGCGGGGGCCGACGACTACGTCGTCAAGCCGTTCAAGCCGCAGGAGCTCCTGGCCCGCATCCGCGCGCGCCTGCGCCGGGTCGACACCGGCAACGACGGCCGGCTGCAGGTCGGCGACGTCGTCATCGACGTGGCCGGGCACGAGGTCACCCGCCACGGCGAGCGCATCCCACTCACGCCGCTGGAGTTCGACCTCCTCGTGGCGCTCGCGAGCAAGCCGACCCAGGTCTTCGACCGCGAGTCGCTGCTGGAGCAGGTCTGGGGCTACCGGCACGCGGGCGACACCCGCCTGGTCAACGTCCACGTGCAGCGGCTGCGGTCCAAGATCGAGAAGGACCCCGAGAACCCCCAGATCGTGGTGACCGTCCGTGGTGTCGGTTACAAGGCCGGCCACCCCTGA
- the ahcY gene encoding adenosylhomocysteinase produces the protein MSAPTSTPGQPSTGTALPHKVRDLGLAEQGRHQIRLAEHEMPGLMALRERFADSQPLAGARIAGSLHMTVQTAVLIETLVALGAQVRWASCNIFSTQDEAAAAVVVGPTGTPEDPQGVPVFAWKGETLEEYWWCTTQIMLWPDHAGAGPNMILDDGGDATLLVHKGREWEQLGAVPSPQEGDPEEWKVILETVRADLAAHPTRWTDVAAGLRGVTEETTTGVHRLYQLHEAGQLLFPAINVNDSVTKSKFDNVYGVRHSLVDGINRATDVLIGGKVAVVCGFGDVGKGCAEALRGQGARVIVTEIDPICALQATMQGYQVARLEDVVDQADFVVTATGCKDVVTADHMRRLKDKAVVGNIGHFDNEIDMAGLARIPGVQRTEIKPQVHEWTLPADSVDGVDRPERSIIVLSEGRLLNLGNATGHPSFVMSTSFANQVLAQIELFTRPDDYPLGVHTLPKELDEEVARLHLEAVGADLTELSKEQAAYLGVDVAGPYKPDHYRY, from the coding sequence ATGTCTGCTCCGACCAGCACTCCTGGCCAGCCGTCGACCGGCACCGCGCTGCCCCACAAGGTCCGCGACCTGGGCCTCGCCGAGCAGGGCCGCCACCAGATCCGGCTCGCCGAGCACGAGATGCCCGGTCTCATGGCGCTGCGCGAGCGCTTCGCGGACTCCCAGCCGCTGGCCGGCGCCCGCATCGCCGGGTCGCTGCACATGACGGTGCAGACCGCCGTGCTCATCGAGACCCTCGTGGCCCTCGGCGCCCAGGTGCGCTGGGCCTCCTGCAACATCTTCTCCACCCAGGACGAGGCCGCCGCCGCGGTCGTCGTCGGCCCCACCGGCACCCCGGAGGACCCGCAGGGCGTCCCGGTCTTCGCCTGGAAGGGCGAGACGCTGGAGGAGTACTGGTGGTGCACCACCCAGATCATGCTCTGGCCGGACCACGCCGGTGCGGGCCCCAACATGATCCTCGACGACGGCGGCGACGCCACCCTGCTCGTGCACAAGGGGCGCGAGTGGGAGCAGCTCGGTGCCGTGCCCTCCCCGCAGGAGGGCGACCCCGAGGAGTGGAAGGTCATCCTCGAGACGGTCCGCGCCGACCTCGCCGCCCACCCCACCCGGTGGACCGACGTCGCCGCCGGCCTGCGCGGCGTGACCGAGGAGACCACCACGGGCGTCCACCGCCTCTACCAGCTCCACGAGGCCGGCCAGCTGCTCTTCCCGGCGATCAACGTCAACGACTCGGTCACCAAGTCCAAGTTCGACAACGTCTACGGCGTCCGCCACAGCCTCGTCGACGGCATCAACCGCGCCACCGACGTGCTCATCGGCGGCAAGGTGGCCGTGGTCTGCGGCTTCGGAGACGTCGGCAAGGGCTGCGCCGAGGCGCTCCGTGGCCAGGGCGCCCGGGTGATCGTCACCGAGATCGACCCGATCTGCGCGCTGCAGGCCACCATGCAGGGCTACCAGGTGGCGCGCCTCGAGGACGTCGTCGACCAGGCCGACTTCGTGGTGACCGCCACCGGCTGCAAGGACGTCGTGACCGCCGACCACATGCGCCGGCTCAAGGACAAGGCGGTCGTCGGCAACATCGGCCACTTCGACAACGAGATCGACATGGCCGGCCTCGCCCGGATCCCCGGCGTGCAGCGCACCGAGATCAAGCCGCAGGTCCACGAGTGGACGCTGCCGGCCGACAGCGTGGACGGCGTGGACCGCCCCGAGCGCTCGATCATCGTGCTCTCCGAGGGCCGCCTCCTCAACCTCGGCAACGCGACCGGGCACCCCAGCTTCGTCATGTCCACCAGCTTCGCCAACCAGGTGCTGGCCCAGATCGAGCTGTTCACCCGCCCCGACGACTACCCGCTCGGCGTGCACACGCTGCCCAAGGAGCTCGACGAGGAGGTCGCGCGCCTGCACCTCGAGGCCGTGGGCGCCGACCTCACCGAGCTGTCCAAGGAGCAGGCCGCCTACCTCGGCGTCGACGTCGCCGGCCCCTACAAGCCGGACCACTACCGCTACTGA
- a CDS encoding kynureninase, which produces MTQQDTTVLATAGAPTRADALALDAADPLAAYTDRFERAEGVVAYFDGNSLGRPVVGVAERMAEFVRQDWGTRLIRSWDEAWMSWPEEVGELVGRAALGAAPGQTVVADSTTVLLYKLLRALADHQLALDPARTEIVLDRDNFPSDRYVAEGVAAERGMTLRWIDVDTAAGVTPEQVREVVGPATAVVLLSHVAYRSGWIADAEAITAVAHEAGALVLWDTCHSAGSVPVRADAWGWDAAVGCDYKYLNGGPGAPAHAYLSARLHDIPTLRQPIQGWMGRRDPFAMAQGYLPEAGVRSLVSGTPPVVGMVPLRMGLEMLEEAGIEAVRAKSLQLTDLALAIVDAWPAELGVSVASPREHERRGGHVTLRHPQFRAVNQQLWERGVIPDFRAPDGLRLGLAPLSTRFTEVWDGLVAVREELERLS; this is translated from the coding sequence ATGACCCAGCAGGACACCACCGTGCTCGCCACGGCGGGCGCCCCGACCCGCGCCGACGCCCTTGCCCTGGACGCCGCCGACCCGCTGGCCGCCTACACCGACCGCTTCGAGCGGGCCGAGGGTGTGGTCGCCTACTTCGACGGCAACTCCCTCGGGCGGCCCGTGGTCGGCGTCGCCGAGCGGATGGCCGAGTTCGTCCGCCAGGACTGGGGCACCCGGCTCATCCGCAGCTGGGACGAGGCCTGGATGTCGTGGCCGGAGGAGGTCGGCGAGCTCGTCGGCCGGGCCGCCCTCGGCGCCGCCCCGGGCCAGACCGTCGTCGCCGACTCGACCACGGTTCTCCTCTACAAGCTGCTGCGGGCGCTCGCCGACCACCAGCTCGCGCTGGACCCGGCGCGCACCGAGATCGTCCTCGACCGCGACAACTTCCCCTCCGACCGCTACGTCGCCGAGGGCGTGGCCGCCGAGCGTGGCATGACGCTGCGCTGGATCGACGTCGACACCGCCGCCGGCGTGACGCCCGAGCAGGTGCGCGAGGTCGTCGGCCCGGCCACGGCCGTGGTGCTCCTGTCGCACGTGGCCTACCGTTCCGGCTGGATCGCCGACGCCGAGGCGATCACCGCGGTCGCCCACGAGGCCGGCGCGCTCGTCCTCTGGGACACCTGCCACTCCGCCGGCTCCGTACCGGTCCGCGCCGACGCCTGGGGCTGGGACGCGGCCGTCGGCTGCGACTACAAGTACCTCAACGGCGGACCCGGCGCGCCCGCCCACGCCTACCTCTCCGCCCGGCTGCACGACATACCGACCCTGCGGCAGCCGATCCAGGGCTGGATGGGCCGGCGCGACCCGTTCGCGATGGCGCAGGGCTACCTGCCCGAGGCCGGCGTGCGGTCATTGGTCAGCGGCACCCCGCCGGTGGTGGGCATGGTCCCGCTGCGGATGGGTCTGGAGATGCTCGAGGAGGCCGGGATCGAGGCGGTGCGCGCCAAGTCGCTGCAGCTCACCGACCTGGCCCTGGCGATCGTCGACGCCTGGCCCGCCGAGCTCGGCGTGAGCGTCGCCAGCCCGCGCGAGCACGAGCGGCGCGGCGGGCACGTCACGCTGCGCCACCCGCAGTTCCGGGCCGTCAACCAGCAGCTGTGGGAGCGCGGCGTCATCCCGGACTTCCGCGCGCCCGACGGCCTGCGGCTGGGCCTGGCGCCGCTGTCCACCCGCTTCACCGAGGTCTGGGACGGCCTGGTCGCCGTCCGCGAGGAGCTCGAGCGCCTCTCCTGA
- a CDS encoding mycothione reductase has protein sequence MTDSTHYDLVIIGSGSGNSLVTPDLENSRTAVVDRGSGSRASFGGTCLNVGCIPTKMFVYTAEVAQTVRDAGRFGIDATLDGVRWRDVRDRIFGRIDPISDGGLAYRRDADHTEAYLGSARFVGERELEVEITLPGGRHEVGSVQRISGDQVVVATGSRPRVPQVIADSGVPFSTSDDVMRIDELPASMVIVGGGVIAAEFAHVFSALGVRVSVVTRTGRLLRALDAELSQAFTDLARTRWDVHTDAEPQAVRRGGEGVELDLADGTVVTGELLLVATGRVPNSDGLGLDAAGVRVREDGRVEVDEHGRTSAPGVWALGDVSSPHQLKHVANHEARVVAHNLVHPDALQSFDHRYVPAAVFTDPQVATVGLTEDEARERGHDVTTKTQRYGDVAYGWAMEDTTGLFKVVADRRTGQLLGAHAMGPHSSSLIQPLIQALSLGGPTGPLTVSQLARGQYWIHPALSEVVENALLGLEVAPYRDATADYDPEGEAS, from the coding sequence GTGACGGACAGCACCCACTACGACCTGGTGATCATCGGCAGCGGCTCCGGCAACTCCCTGGTCACCCCGGACCTCGAGAACAGCCGGACGGCCGTGGTGGACCGGGGCAGCGGCAGCCGCGCCTCCTTCGGCGGCACCTGCCTCAACGTGGGTTGCATCCCGACCAAGATGTTCGTCTACACCGCCGAGGTCGCCCAGACCGTGCGCGACGCCGGCCGCTTCGGCATCGACGCCACCCTCGACGGGGTGCGGTGGCGCGACGTCCGCGACCGGATCTTCGGCCGGATCGACCCCATCAGCGACGGCGGCCTGGCCTACCGGCGCGACGCCGACCACACCGAGGCCTACCTCGGGTCGGCCCGCTTCGTGGGGGAGCGCGAGCTCGAGGTCGAGATCACCCTGCCCGGCGGCCGTCACGAGGTCGGCAGCGTCCAGCGCATCAGCGGAGACCAGGTCGTCGTCGCGACCGGCTCGCGTCCGCGCGTCCCGCAGGTGATCGCCGACTCGGGCGTGCCGTTCTCCACCTCCGACGACGTCATGCGCATCGACGAGCTGCCGGCCAGCATGGTCATCGTCGGCGGCGGCGTCATCGCCGCGGAGTTCGCCCACGTCTTCTCGGCCCTCGGGGTGCGGGTCTCGGTCGTGACCCGCACCGGCCGCCTGCTGCGCGCGCTCGACGCCGAGCTGTCGCAGGCCTTCACCGACCTCGCCCGGACCCGTTGGGACGTCCACACCGACGCGGAGCCGCAGGCCGTCCGCCGCGGCGGGGAGGGCGTCGAGCTCGATCTCGCCGACGGCACGGTCGTCACCGGCGAGCTGCTCCTCGTGGCCACCGGGCGCGTGCCCAACAGCGACGGCCTCGGGCTCGACGCGGCCGGGGTCCGGGTCCGCGAGGACGGCCGGGTCGAGGTCGACGAGCACGGACGCACCAGCGCCCCCGGCGTCTGGGCGCTCGGCGACGTCAGCTCGCCGCACCAGCTCAAGCACGTCGCCAACCACGAGGCCCGCGTCGTCGCGCACAACCTCGTGCACCCCGACGCGCTGCAGTCCTTCGACCACCGCTACGTCCCGGCGGCCGTCTTCACCGACCCGCAGGTCGCGACCGTCGGCCTCACCGAGGACGAGGCCCGCGAGCGGGGCCACGACGTCACGACCAAGACCCAGCGCTACGGCGACGTCGCCTACGGCTGGGCGATGGAGGACACGACGGGCCTCTTCAAGGTGGTCGCCGACCGGCGCACCGGGCAGCTGCTGGGCGCGCACGCGATGGGCCCCCACTCCTCGAGCCTGATCCAGCCCCTCATCCAGGCGCTGAGCCTGGGCGGTCCCACCGGGCCGCTCACCGTCTCCCAGCTGGCCCGGGGGCAGTACTGGATCCACCCGGCGCTGTCCGAGGTGGTCGAGAACGCCCTCCTCGGCCTGGAGGTGGCGCCCTACCGGGACGCCACCGCCGACTACGACCCCGAGGGCGAGGCGTCCTGA
- a CDS encoding ABC transporter ATP-binding protein yields MTHPTPSSAPHPTPAGPSRTTAAPALSARALTKTYGPTLALGGVGLDLFPGEAVAVMGASGSGKSTLLHCLAGVISPDSGSVVLDDPRHGRQDLSGLDAEERAAVRLRSFGFIFQQGLLLPDLTAVENVALPLLLGGTDRSAATARAAASMAALGLAGLEERRIGQLSGGQQQRVAIARAQVADPVVVFADEPTGALDSATSTEVMAALLASTRDRGRTLVVVTHDPGVAGTCDRVLHLSDGLVVREESLR; encoded by the coding sequence ATGACGCACCCGACCCCGAGCTCCGCCCCGCACCCGACCCCCGCCGGACCGTCCCGCACGACGGCCGCTCCGGCCCTCTCGGCCCGCGCGCTGACCAAGACCTACGGCCCCACGCTCGCCCTCGGCGGCGTCGGCCTCGACCTCTTCCCGGGCGAGGCGGTCGCCGTCATGGGAGCCTCCGGCTCGGGCAAGAGCACCCTGCTGCACTGCCTGGCCGGCGTGATCTCCCCCGACTCCGGCTCGGTCGTCCTCGACGACCCGCGGCACGGACGCCAGGACCTCAGCGGCCTCGACGCCGAGGAGCGGGCCGCCGTCCGGCTGCGCAGCTTCGGCTTCATCTTCCAGCAGGGTCTGCTGCTGCCGGACCTGACCGCGGTGGAGAACGTCGCGCTGCCGCTGCTCCTCGGCGGCACGGACCGCTCCGCGGCGACGGCCAGGGCGGCCGCCTCGATGGCCGCCCTCGGCCTGGCGGGGCTGGAGGAGCGGCGCATCGGCCAGCTCTCCGGCGGCCAGCAGCAGCGGGTGGCGATCGCCCGGGCGCAGGTCGCCGACCCGGTGGTCGTCTTCGCCGACGAGCCCACGGGCGCGCTCGACTCCGCGACCTCCACCGAGGTGATGGCCGCGCTGCTGGCCAGCACCCGCGACCGGGGGCGCACGCTCGTCGTCGTCACGCACGACCCGGGCGTCGCGGGCACCTGCGACCGCGTCCTGCACCTGTCCGACGGCCTGGTCGTGCGCGAGGAGAGCCTGCGATGA
- the kynA gene encoding tryptophan 2,3-dioxygenase: MSNAAQDRDDDPVARHTRSVRDLESGIERDFSRNLSYGEYLDLGSVLSAQHPRAVPPRHDELLFIIQHQTSELWLKLMLHELSSARDLIRSDDLQPALKRLARVKHIQHTLTEQWSVLATMTPSEYALFRSFLATGSGFQSWQYRAVEFSLGNKNPDMLRVFAHDEQVHGELERLLHEPSLYDEVLRWLARQGHPVPQEVLDRDVTQPYVAHEGVVDLFATVYADPERHWVEYHVAEDLVDVEDNFQVWRFRHLKTVERIIGSKRGTGGSSGVPFLRRALDLTFFPELYDVRTRIQDVTPDGYHGGEPR; this comes from the coding sequence GTGAGCAACGCCGCCCAGGACCGCGACGACGACCCGGTCGCACGTCATACCCGCTCGGTGCGTGACCTCGAGAGCGGGATCGAGCGCGACTTCTCCCGCAACCTCTCCTACGGCGAGTACCTCGACCTCGGGTCGGTGCTCTCCGCGCAGCACCCGCGAGCCGTCCCGCCCCGCCACGACGAGCTGCTGTTCATCATCCAGCACCAGACGTCCGAGCTGTGGCTCAAGCTCATGCTGCACGAGCTGTCCTCGGCCCGGGACCTCATCCGCTCCGACGACCTGCAGCCGGCCCTCAAGCGCCTCGCGCGGGTCAAGCACATCCAGCACACGCTGACCGAGCAGTGGTCGGTGCTGGCCACGATGACCCCCAGCGAGTACGCCCTCTTCCGGTCCTTCCTGGCGACCGGATCGGGCTTCCAGTCCTGGCAGTACCGCGCCGTCGAGTTCTCCCTCGGCAACAAGAACCCCGACATGCTCCGCGTCTTCGCCCACGACGAGCAGGTGCACGGCGAGCTCGAGCGGCTGCTGCACGAGCCGAGCCTCTACGACGAGGTGCTGCGCTGGCTGGCGCGGCAGGGGCACCCGGTGCCGCAGGAGGTCCTCGACCGCGACGTCACGCAGCCCTACGTCGCGCACGAGGGCGTCGTCGACCTCTTCGCGACGGTCTACGCCGACCCGGAGCGGCACTGGGTCGAGTACCACGTCGCCGAGGACCTCGTCGACGTCGAGGACAACTTCCAGGTATGGCGCTTCCGTCACCTCAAGACGGTCGAGCGCATCATCGGCTCCAAGCGCGGCACCGGCGGCTCCTCCGGCGTGCCCTTCCTCCGCCGCGCCCTCGACCTGACCTTCTTCCCCGAGCTCTACGACGTCCGCACCCGCATCCAGGACGTCACCCCCGACGGCTACCACGGAGGCGAGCCCCGATGA
- a CDS encoding DNA polymerase IV — MGEPRRWVLHVDLDQFIAAVEVLRRPELAGRQVVVGGRGDPTERGVVATASYEARELGVGSGMPLRVAARKAPEAVFLPVDHAAYDAASAEVMATLRALPDARVQVLGWDEAFVGATTDDPEALAQRIRADVLERTRLHCSVGIGDTTVRAKIATGFGKPRGVLRLTRENWLAVMGDRPVIDLWGVGRRISARLEGLGIGTVRELAHADPELLAGEFGPRMGPWYRQLGRGEGASEVDDTPWVARGHSREHTFQEDVSEPEVLRDEVRRLAAAVLDDVAAEGRPVVRVGLKVRYAPFFTRTHGRKIPPTSDREEATRAWLALAERLEPGRPVRLLGVSAEMAMPPGSREGTTPTRAAW, encoded by the coding sequence ATGGGCGAGCCGCGCCGCTGGGTGCTGCACGTGGACCTCGACCAGTTCATCGCGGCGGTCGAGGTGCTGCGGCGGCCCGAGCTGGCCGGCCGGCAGGTCGTCGTGGGCGGCCGCGGCGACCCCACCGAGCGGGGCGTGGTCGCCACCGCCTCCTACGAGGCGCGCGAGCTCGGCGTCGGCTCCGGTATGCCGTTGCGCGTCGCCGCGCGCAAGGCACCGGAGGCGGTCTTCCTGCCCGTCGACCACGCGGCCTACGACGCGGCCTCCGCCGAGGTGATGGCGACCCTGCGGGCCCTGCCCGACGCCCGCGTCCAGGTGCTCGGCTGGGACGAGGCCTTCGTCGGCGCGACGACCGACGACCCCGAGGCCCTCGCGCAGCGGATCCGGGCCGACGTCCTCGAGCGGACGCGGCTGCACTGCTCGGTCGGCATCGGCGACACCACCGTGCGGGCCAAGATCGCGACCGGGTTCGGCAAGCCGCGTGGCGTCTTACGGCTCACCCGGGAGAACTGGCTGGCCGTGATGGGCGACCGCCCCGTCATCGACCTGTGGGGCGTCGGGCGCCGCATCTCCGCCCGCCTCGAGGGGCTCGGCATCGGCACGGTCCGCGAGCTGGCGCACGCCGACCCCGAGCTGCTCGCGGGGGAGTTCGGCCCGCGCATGGGTCCTTGGTACCGCCAGCTGGGCCGGGGCGAGGGTGCCTCCGAGGTCGACGACACCCCGTGGGTGGCGCGGGGCCACAGCCGGGAGCACACCTTCCAGGAGGACGTCTCCGAGCCCGAGGTCCTGCGGGACGAGGTGCGCCGGCTCGCCGCGGCCGTGCTCGACGACGTGGCGGCGGAGGGGCGCCCGGTCGTGCGGGTGGGGCTCAAGGTGCGCTACGCACCCTTCTTCACCCGCACCCACGGGCGCAAGATCCCGCCCACCTCCGACCGCGAGGAGGCGACCCGGGCGTGGCTGGCGCTCGCCGAGCGTCTCGAGCCGGGCCGGCCGGTGCGGCTGCTCGGCGTCTCCGCGGAGATGGCGATGCCGCCGGGCTCGCGGGAGGGGACGACGCCGACGAGAGCCGCCTGGTAG
- the mtrB gene encoding MtrAB system histidine kinase MtrB produces MTEAVRPARTGPGTRLLRWWRGSLRLRVISTTTLVGVALSALLGTVLFQQIGEGLVDQAVDNAQRDASQQVALAQEAFDSTDRRDDTGLSLAADNQMQSMAGAGGQEGRRVVLWPALDNERGAPVSGRALGANASDIPESLREALRADPTNQQVVVIPVTLAGQEQPVTAVVVGSRVSLVRAGAYDLFLVYPLLREQETLDLVRQLFVAAGAALTLLMAGVGGVATRIVTRPVEEAATVSHQLAMGHLDERLPVRGTDELAQLATSFNTMADSIQLRIRELRALSQLQQRFVSDVSHELRTPLTTIRMAGEILHASREDFPLPVARSAELLQQELDRFEELLTELLEISRYDSGAATIERHLEDVVVLVQAAVDGVRALADRYGSELVVVAPDEPVLVYMDGRRVSRVLRNLLSNAIEHGEGRPVLVAVAATEQVVGVSVHDHGIGLDEQQQAHVFDRFWRADPSRDRTTGGTGLGLAIAQEDARVHGGWLQVGSAPGQGACFRLLLPRQATYVIAEQPPAVGPPTGPDGDHEHAVPPVVLALATHGEEEP; encoded by the coding sequence GTGACCGAGGCGGTCCGCCCCGCGCGGACCGGCCCGGGCACCCGCCTGCTCCGCTGGTGGCGGGGCTCGCTGCGCCTGCGGGTCATCAGCACCACCACGCTGGTCGGCGTGGCGCTCTCCGCGCTGCTGGGCACCGTGCTCTTCCAGCAGATCGGTGAGGGCCTGGTCGACCAGGCGGTGGACAACGCCCAGCGGGACGCCTCGCAGCAGGTCGCGCTGGCCCAGGAGGCCTTCGACTCCACCGACCGCCGCGACGACACCGGACTGTCCCTCGCCGCCGACAACCAGATGCAGTCGATGGCCGGGGCCGGCGGGCAGGAGGGCCGCCGCGTGGTCCTCTGGCCGGCGCTGGACAACGAGCGCGGCGCCCCCGTCAGCGGGCGCGCCCTGGGAGCCAACGCGAGCGACATACCCGAGTCCCTGCGGGAGGCGCTGCGCGCCGACCCCACCAACCAGCAGGTCGTCGTCATCCCGGTCACGCTCGCCGGCCAGGAGCAGCCGGTCACGGCGGTCGTGGTCGGCTCCCGCGTCAGCCTGGTGCGCGCCGGTGCCTACGACCTCTTCCTCGTCTACCCCCTGCTGCGCGAGCAGGAGACCCTCGACCTGGTCCGACAGCTCTTCGTCGCGGCCGGGGCGGCGCTCACCCTGCTCATGGCCGGCGTCGGCGGCGTGGCGACCCGGATCGTGACGCGCCCGGTCGAGGAGGCCGCGACGGTCTCCCACCAGCTGGCGATGGGGCACCTCGACGAACGCCTGCCCGTCCGCGGCACCGACGAGCTCGCCCAGCTGGCCACCTCGTTCAACACCATGGCCGACTCCATCCAGCTGCGGATCCGCGAGCTGCGCGCGCTGTCCCAGCTCCAGCAGCGCTTCGTCTCCGACGTCTCGCACGAGCTGCGCACCCCGCTGACGACGATCCGCATGGCCGGCGAGATCCTCCACGCCTCCCGCGAGGACTTCCCGCTGCCCGTCGCGCGCTCCGCCGAGCTGCTCCAGCAGGAGCTGGACCGCTTCGAGGAGCTGCTCACCGAGCTGCTGGAGATCAGCCGCTACGACTCCGGGGCCGCGACCATCGAGCGGCACCTCGAGGACGTCGTCGTGCTCGTCCAGGCGGCGGTGGACGGCGTCCGCGCGCTCGCCGACCGCTACGGCAGCGAGCTCGTGGTCGTCGCCCCCGACGAGCCGGTGCTGGTCTACATGGACGGGCGCCGGGTATCCCGCGTGCTGCGCAACCTGCTCTCCAACGCCATCGAGCACGGCGAGGGCCGGCCGGTCCTGGTCGCGGTCGCCGCCACCGAGCAGGTGGTCGGGGTGAGCGTGCACGACCACGGGATCGGTCTCGACGAGCAGCAGCAGGCGCACGTCTTCGACCGGTTCTGGCGCGCCGACCCCTCCCGCGACCGCACCACCGGCGGCACCGGGCTCGGCCTCGCCATCGCCCAGGAGGACGCCCGCGTCCACGGCGGCTGGCTGCAGGTCGGCAGCGCCCCGGGTCAGGGGGCGTGCTTCCGCCTGCTGCTGCCGCGGCAGGCCACCTACGTCATCGCCGAGCAGCCCCCGGCCGTGGGCCCACCCACCGGCCCGGACGGGGACCACGAGCACGCCGTGCCCCCCGTCGTGCTCGCGCTGGCCACCCACGGGGAGGAGGAGCCGTGA